The following proteins come from a genomic window of Lycium ferocissimum isolate CSIRO_LF1 chromosome 4, AGI_CSIRO_Lferr_CH_V1, whole genome shotgun sequence:
- the LOC132054791 gene encoding transcription factor bHLH162-like gives MERKYVEKNRRNHMKNLYNHLNSLLPSHVSKETMALPDQIDAAEKYIKSLEMKLEKNKMYLEELKMSSSRKRPKSFNSTNEPNPSTKSTPQIQVHEMGPNMVVVLITSLDNLATFYNIIRLFHEEGVEVVYASFSLNGNSMLQISHETKINRSSTVESKTTTLSEKLKELIYVSSHGNEMESQLHLWDYILESELLGFDDVEFLPIPSQNSNFYSYMQNV, from the exons ATGGAAAGGAAGTATGTGGAGAAGAATAGAAGGAATCATATGAAGAATCTCTATAATCATCTTAATTCCTTGCTTCCTTCTCATGTCTCTAAG GAAACAATGGCATTGCCTGATCAAATAGATGCTGCAGAGAAGTACATAAAAAGCTTAGAAATGAAATTAGAGAAGAACAAGATGTACTTGGAAGAATTAAAGATGAGTAGTAGTAGAAAAAGGCCCAAATCATTCAATTCAACTAATGAGCCCAACCCAAGTACCAAGTCAACCCCTCAGATCCAAGTCCATGAAATGGGCCCAAACATGGTCGTGGTTTTAATAACTAGCCTTGACAATTTAGCCACTTTTTATAACATCATTCGGTTATTCCATGAGGAAGGCGTTGAAGTTGTGTATGCCAGCTTTTCACTCAATGGGAACTCTATGCTGCAGATTTCTCATGAAACTAAG ATCAACAGGAGCTCAACAGTGGAATCTAAAACTACAACTCTGAGTGAAAAGCTTAAGGAGTTGATTTATGTATCATCTCATGGCAATGAAATGGAATCCCAATTACATTTATGGGACTATATACTTGAATCTGAACTGTTAGGATTTGATGATGTAGAGTTTTTACCAATACCAAGTCAAAATTCAAACTTTTATAGTTATATGCAGAATGTTTAA